The region CACCGGCAGAGGGAAACACAGGAAGGAAATTCCAACCCGCATCCCGGGAGATTGAAAATCACCCTGTCCAAGTCCAAGAGTCACCTGCGTGGATGTCCTCTCACGCCGACGTGAGGCTTGCGAGCGGGATGTGGGGTTCAGGCTTTGGTGGTACCTCGACTCCACTCAAATACGAGTCCAAAGTTTGCGAAGTTGCAAAGCACAAGTGCTCCTGGGAAAAGTGTTTAAAGGTGCCGGTGGTGAattattcttcctttccttAGCTGGGAGGgagtgggaagggcaggagagcagctggcagtgccGGCAGCTCAGCTGTTGGCAGCGTTGAGAAAAACGTCCCTGATTTGTCTCCAGGCCAAGTTCCCGGTGAGATGAGGCATGCCATGGCAGGTGTTCAGGTGTTTTGCTGTTCATATGCCAGCAAAATTTGCTGCATTTGCAAACAGGGCAGGcaaagccaggagctggggaagcacATCTTCCATTGGAAGACATCTCCAGTGGCATTTAAATTAATGTGtgaaaaggatttgtttctgTCAGGGAGGCCCCCTCAtagcactgctgctctttagCAGCAGTTGGATCTGGGCTGCAATTTCTTTGGGGATAGAACAACCCCATGAGGTTATCTTGCCAAGACGCTGCAATCTTGGAATCTCAAGAACAGGCCAGAAATGGGGCATAAATGGGGAACTTGGGGGCTCCAAAGCACACCCTTGCCCCCAGTGGGACAAGGACTGGTTTGTCCCAGGCATCCCAGAGCAAGGGCAAGGCGCAGTCAGGTTGGAGGTTGCACCCGTTTCTCCAGCTAGGACAGTGGTGTTGCTGAGCTTGGCCACATGCGAGCAGGGAGCTGTTTCCCTTCACCTTTTTCCACAGACCACAGGCTGCCAAGCTCCAGCTGGGCCAAGGAGAGCCTCACTACCACCTGCTCTGTCAAGAAACTTGCCACAGCCCAGAGGCATGAAAGCTCCTGTGCACACAagggctgtggcagcactgGATTTGCTGGTGCTCTGGGGATTTTCCACTATCACTGATCTTTGTTCCCTCCAAGCACCTTGGtaggctggagcagcccaagTTGACAGGGGCCAGTGGTGGTTTCTGGGAAAGTGGCCACTCCTAGTGATGCCTAACCATCACTAGCTAAAAATCCACTGTGTGCCCACCCTCTCTCCTCATGACCATGAAGGTGTTCCTGGACACTGCCTAGAACTCAGGGGGTTCAGGCACCACCCTCGTTTTCCCTGCAGGCAATGATTCAACCTCCATTTCTCACAATTTATTGAAGGGGGAAAAGTGAATTAGTGCAAGAATCTCCATTTGGATCCACCCTCCCCATtgggaaagcaaggaaaaacacagtCCTCCTGGGAAGGGAGATGAGTCCCTTACACTTCCATCTGGAAGTGGAGGTCAGAGCCTGCCATGTGCTCCTGGTAGTGCTGGTTGAAGCGCTCATTCTGGGCCACAGTGAAGTGGTTCTTCCAGTCTCCAGAGATCCCTGGGGGCAGGAAAAATAACTGAGTAAATCTTCACACACATGAAATATTTGTAGGCACAGATGGGGGCTGAAATACAATCCAGGAACATCCTTCTCAAATCATCCACCACCAGCTGAATCCCACCTTTCCGGAGGAAGGGGGAGATGCTGTGGTCCATGAAGATGGGAAGCATGGTCTCATAGTTGGCAGCAGGGTTCTTCTTCATCTCCTGGAAGGAGGTGTGGTGCAGTATCCTCCCCACTGTTTCCTCTGCCAACTCCTTGCCCAGGAACTGCAAGATTTTCTGCACCTCTCGCCGTGGGTCCTGCAGGGTGATTGACATGAGGAGGCTGCCAAAAAAAGCTTGagggcagccagagctcctTCCCCTCCATCCCACCCTCACCTTCTTCATGTCCTCATAGAAGAGGTAGAGTATcttcttctcctgcttcttttccCACCATCCGCGGACGTGGTCATACCAGGACCCGTAGGCCACTGTGGGATATGGTCAAGGTATTAAACAAAAAGATGGGTAGTAGGAGATGTCCGTCCCACCAGCATTTCTCCCACAGGGCATCCTGTGGCTCAGCCCACACCTTTGCCAGCCATGAAGTTCTCCAAGAACTCGGCCTTCGTGCCAGGATCAGGGTGTGCTTTGGCCATCTGGTGGAAGTAGTAGTAGGAGATGACAACATCCTTGGGGTTGCGGGCCATGTAGATAATCTGGAGAGAGGCAAGGATGCGTTTGGGAGGTACAGAGTGGTGCCGCTTCCCCACCAGCCCAGATGGGGAGAGACGGGGGCACCTGTCATACCTTGCAGTCCTTCTCCCAGAAGGAGGTCGGGAGGAGGTGAACTGGGAGATGGGTCTTTACCAGCCGTGGGGATGGGGTGGTCTCCAGCTGCTCAACACCTGTCGCACAGGGTTCTTAGAAGTGTGAGCCCCAGCACTCTCACCCCCCAAGGCAGGCAACCAGGCTAGGGAAGCTCACCACTTGGACCCTTGGAGATCTTCATTTCCAGGAAAGGCACGCGGTTGAAGATGGAATCCCGTCGGCACTTCTCCACGTTGCCGTCCTGGTAGATCATGTCCATGATCTCACTCAGCCATGttgtgcctgcagcacagggccaTTGCAAAGGCTGGTGTCACCCCATCGCCCTGCACCCTTCCCCAGGACCACTCACCCGATTTGGGGTAGGTGGAGATGAGCAGGTCATCTGGATGAGCTTGGAAAGCCTTCACCTGTGGCCAGCCCTCAATGAAGCTCTTGAAGAGGGGGATACCATGGAGgcttcccagctcctccctgatTGCATCTTCCTGCTCCATGGCTGACAGTGGGTCCACACAGCACTGGCTGtcttccctgctggcagcctcCACAACCTTGGGATTGGTTGGCTGTGCCAGGactgtgcctggggctggatCCTGTGGCAGGACTTACCCAGGGTAATGCCCCATCAAAGTCCCACCCAGATCACATGTGGCAGAGGTACTGCCAATGCCACAGGAGCATGCCCTGATCCCTGGTATGATACTGCCCTAACGTAGATGCTGACCATGCACTAAGCCCAAGCCAAGATGAAGGGTCAGGAATGGAGGTGCTGCAAGCAGGGGGTGCCTCCCTCCTGGATGCTCCTTTGATGCCTCTTGTGGGAAAGGGCTGAAAAAGCTGATCTGCTCTATCCTGGATGATCTAACCCAGCAGGTTGTGCAGTACAGGAACCCACCATGATGGAGTAGTGCTGCTCTTGCTCCAGGAGGAGATCAAAGAGAAGCAGAAGCCAAGTGGTGCCTGACCCAGGCTAGGGTCTCTGTGAAAGGAAGCACCAGTGCAGGATATAGCATCTGGACCATTTGCAGAAATACAATCTCACAACTCTGACTTTCTGTATCCAATGAGGGAGTTGGAAGACAGTAAACAGGTCTGTTACCCtgacaaaaaaatacatgtaacaTTCTCATCTGATGAAGAGGAAATAACATTACGACCTTTATTAAACTTGAAATACCCATGATGGACAGAGTCAGCAAACTGCTATCAAAATGGTTCCATATATAACAACCAAGATATCAAAGTTCAAGGAAAAGTCCAGCAGACTCACATGGGATGGAAACATGCAGGGCGATCCCCATGACAGAGAATCAAGAAAAGATGATTCTTTATCTCCTTCCAACTCCCCCAGAATCTACTAGACCTCAGGGTGGAGAGGAAAATCACACACAAATAACCATGCCATTTGATCCAAATCAGGTGGCTGATTTGCAAGACAATTTTGGCCATAAACCAGGTGATTTTGAAATCCAGCAACTGGAATCCTATCAGTGCATACATAATAATGGCCCATACATTCGGATTCCAGTTGATTCTCATCAGCAATTAATTGCTAACAACATTTAAACACTCCAGGATAATGTCTCTGGATTTTGGTTGTATTCAAGCCAGTTGTGGGTGCAGTATGTGACAGCTGCTATCACAGAGAAAGGTGAAGACGGTGCTCCCTTACCCTTAAGGATGGGATTCCACAGTGGACTCCAATGCTCCCACACCTCCAGCACAATGAGATCCCCTAGCACAGCCAGACACCCATCATGGCTGAAGCCCAATGCCCAGCACCCCTCCTCAGGTGCTCCAGCTTTACTGGTGGAGTTACAAGGGAAAGCACTTTGGGGTCTGGCCCCGTGACAGCCCCTCTGCAtagcctggcagtgcccagcctgtTCCCAGCACACTGGTGGAAGAGCTGCACATGCCAGCCCCTGGCTCCCTGGATTTCCCAGCACTCAGAAAGTGAAATCTGCACCTTGCAGAGCTGAGTAGGTGCCATCTCCCAGGGTGTCACACAGGTCCCCTGGTCCCAGCCGCACCATCTAGGGACAACCACCCTGTTGTGCCAGGCACATGGCTACATCCTGCCCCACTGCCTATTTATTTAATCCCCCACACAGAGACCCCAATGCCCCATGGCCGAATGCACACACCTGGCTGCCTTATGTACCCTGCCAAGGTCCCACCCCAGAGCCATGTCTCCCCTGGCAGGGaccccctgcctgccccacagTACCCAGCTGGGGTAACCACAACCCAGGCTCCCTCTTTTAGTGTCCATTCATGGCCACGTGCAGCCTCCACTTGCTGTCATGTGCACGTGGAGTGGTGCAGAAATGCAGTGCAGGAAAACAGTGCAGGAATTTGGTGCTGTTCCAGCTCTAGGTGGATTTATGAGGATGGCTACTAAAACCTTGCTATTAAAACCCTGCTTTCAGCTGACTCGTTGCTCTTTATTCTTGAACTATGTTTCTCAGCCATCTCACTGGGGCTTGCCAACCATTTCAGATCCCTCCCTTGTCTCTCATCCCCCAAAAATATCTGGGGGTGGTAGGCAGGAATGTCATCTGTAGCTCAGCGGGATGCTTTGATACCCAGCTCTCGGTCCATTGCCTGGAGGAAATGTTCATTGAGAAAAAGCATCTGCCCATGGGGCAGGAGACGGTCCAGGAGGCCATCAGCAGCATCAGGACGGAGCAGGACGTCAGCACCGGGGCCAAGGaggtgcagggagaggagcaggcgGGGAGCCAGGCGCCGCAGGGTGATCTCAGCCAACGACAGATTCTCTTGGGGTTCACAAACCAAGGCGAAGGCAAGGGCCAGCACTGATAACCAGACTACCGTCACCCGCTCAGGGAATGGGTCTCCAGGGGGCAACTGGAAAAGACCCCCTGGAGCATCTTGGAGTGACACTGGCTCATCAGGTAGCTGGGGAAGCTGTGGGAAGGACGGGCGCCCCAAGGATGACTGAAGCAGTCGACAGTGGGAGGCCACTTGcctggaagagaaaaggggGACCATCATGTTAAGGACCCCCACCTCATCAATGGAGAGTGACCCCTCTGTTGGGGGAACAGGGTCCCAGGGGTCCTGCCACGCCCAGCATCCCCAGAAAGGGCGGGTCCCATGAATGGTGGGGGACGGTCCTGCGGTTCTCGCTGAGCCCTGTCCCCCGAAAAGGCGGCTGCCACAGGCTCCCCTCAGaaatggaaggtgtcccacaGTCAAGGCGTGTCCCAGCCCAAGAACCCTCCGATCAACCAAAGGGTGTATGACGGCTGTGAGGATCCCAGGGAGAAAGATGAGCGTTCAGGAGATGGAGGGCACACAAGTCCAGAGGGTTCAGGAGATGGAGGGCACACGGTGCCGGGTGTCCCACCGAGCCCAGCATCCGCAGGAAGGGGATTCCCACGGAGGCGGATGCCCCGGGTGTACCTGGCCACgaccagcagctgctccttgcgGCGGAGGCGCTGTCGGGGGCCCCCGGGCGCGGTGCCGGGGGGGGTCCCGAAGGTGCGCGCGTACAGCACGCGGCAGGGGGCGTGGCCGGCGGGCCCGCCCGGCGCCAGCAGCACGAAGGCGCGGACCATGGCCGCCACAccgccccggccgcggccccggcgcgcCGGAAGCGGCGCCCCTGGTTCGGAAGGAGCGGCCCTCGCGGTgggcgggcggggaggggcGCGGCCTGCAGGCAGCGGGTCACGATTGGCCAAGGCTCGGGGGCAGCGAGAGCTGATTGGCGGACAACGGCCGGTGGGCGGGGAACGGCCGCGGGCCTTGGCGTGGGCGGTGTCCCCACGGCGGGGCCGCGGCAGCCCCTGCGCAGCCGTGGCTGCCCGTGCTCTCTGTTCCCCTCACGGGGTGTTTCCGTGGGCGCGGCCGCGCTGTCTCGGGCAccgggagctgctggcagcggGAGCGGGGCGGAGAGCTCTGAGTCCCCACcgtgctgcctgcctggggtGCAGGTCAGCCGCTGTCCCCGCGGGGCTCGCTGCTGCCACCCCCCGcgcagggacagctctgagtgGGCCAGTGCTTGTCCTGGGTGAGCTCTCAGCCCGCCAGGGAAGCTTCCATCGCCTCAGCCCTCACTCCTGCCGCTCTCGCCTTTCCCCCACATCCCCCGCAGCCCGCACCGTGGTGCATTCACAGGTCAGGAGCAGGGGTTCTCTCTCCCGAAGGACTTAACAGAGTGTGTAAAATACATTCCCCACCCTCCCCAGCTCACAGTGCCCAAACTCTGGCTCCGGGGTTGGGGTGAAGGCCCTCCTGTCCCTCACTGTAAACCATAGCCGGCTTAGAGCAGGGCAAATTGCTTGAAATAAGGCGGGAGGGGGCCCTTGATGTGGCCATCCTGGTACTTGTACACTGGGAATGTAGCGCCGGGGTCTGTGGCTCAAAGTGGCAGCACAGCAGTTTCAGGATCTAAATATGGGAGTGAGTGTGCCCCTGGGCATGTGATGGACACGGCTGGGAGAGGACATGGGGGTATATGTGGCTTGAGGTGGTTGAGGGGAACATGGCCAGGGCCAGCATGGAAAGGTGCTTGAGTGGGGCATACGGAGGAATGTGTGGCTGCCACAGGGGACATGGAGGAGGGGGCATGGCCAGAGGGACCATGGGGAGCGGGACATGTCTGGGTGGAGACATGAGACTTTCCCATGAGAAATTTCCAGCCGTGGaaaacttgttttctgcttcaagTGATTTCAGTGGCAAAGCTGGTTTTTCACCAGTTCTTTATGGCTGTGGCTGGTTATTCGTGGGTTGAAGGTGAGGGTGGGAGGGTCTTTCTGCTGTGTTCGAGCGTGTTTGGGGATGTGATATCCCAGCTATGGTGTCCATATTCACACTACAGTGTCCATACTCCAGCTACGGTGTCCATCCCAGGCATGGCGTCTGAAAGGAATAAGATGAATGTTTTTTTACAAACAGACCGTGTGAACTGTAGATAGGGGCAGGAACTTATAGATAGGGAAGTAACAGAAGAAACTATTAGATCTAGAAAATGCTACTAATCAACACGGACTATTGCTTAGCCAAGGCCGTGTTAAATTCCTGAACctagagaaaaagaacaaagactTAATAGAATTATGAATAcgtttactttttttttctttctttctttcttttctgtaacaAAAGGGGGATGCGTATTAGGAGGGGGCATAGAGAAGGCGATTCGGGAAGTCTGTACCTTCCGAGTACCTCAGCCAatagggaagaggaagagggtGATGCGGCTAGGAACTTAGGATAAAAAACGGGAGCTGCCTCCCCGAAAATCTGAGAGACCTGATGGGAAATTCCAATGGCGTCTCCCTTTATTCGAATAAAGTCCCAcgactcctctgtctcctttttggacataaacctctgtCATCGTGGATTCATTTTCCTAACAGTGTCCCTGCCGGAGCTGTCTCTCTGGTGCTGCCCCCCAGGAGCCGATGGCCTTATCCTCCCGCAGCTTTGCTGCGCATAGCCCGGAGCTGCCCCTCCACGCGTGCGGGCACGGGCCTCCCGGGGCCTCCCGgggccgccagggggcgccgcTCCGGACAGTGCCCGCCgcggccgccagggggcgccgccgcccggggccgcgggagcCTGAGGGGACCTTCCCGGGGGTCCCGGCCCGGGGGGACCTTCCCGGGGGTCCCGGCccggggagcagctgcaggtcaCGCCCCCGGCGACCACTCCTGCCACCGGGCCTCACCTGGTTTCTTCTCCCCGGCTCTTTTCCAGAGCCGCTGCCGGCAGGACGAACCCTTCGGACCCGCTCTAGTTCTGCTGTAACCCGGCAGAATAGCTCGAACTGGTAAGGCCCGGAGCCGCTCGTGCCCGAGCGGCCCGCGCCGGGTGTGGATCCCTCGGGAAGACGCCGGGATGGCTGCGCCGAGGACGGTGCGGCTGCCGCCATCCCTCAGCACGGCCCTGCCAGCGCCCACCCGGCTCGGCCCGCACAGAGTTGCTGTGACTCCAGTTAGTTTGCGTCTCCTGCTCCGGGAAGGCTCTCTCTAGGTTCTGCTTCGCCTCATTTGCAGCTTCAGGTGATTTGTTTCTGTCCCCAGTTTGTCTCGGGTTCAGCTTATATAGAGTTTGTTCGTGCCTCCGGCATGTTTTAGACTCCAAATTGGTTTCATCTTCCCCGATTTCATTTCGGCTCCAGCTTATTTGCAGCTCCAGTTAGTTTCCATGTTCGGTTGGTCTGTGGCTCCAGTTCGTTTCTGCTCTGGCTCATCACTgcttgtgtttttaaaaatgatcTTGGCTTTTCACAGAGCCACAAATCAATTCACTATCATAACTTAAATATGAACGGACATAATTGTATATTGTCTAAAGATGGACTAAGCTTCTTGGACCAATGCAAGTGGACCTTCAACCTCCAGTGGGATTCCCCACACGTGCCCCCATACTGGTTCCCACTGTCAGGAAAATCCACAAACACCAGAAGTTTATGTCCataaaggagacagaggagtcctgcaACTTTATTCGAATAAAGGGAGAGAGACCACAGGGGCACAAGCCTGCgaagttttctctttctagcTTTCAGAGGGCGCAGCCTCCATTTAGCCTAAACTCCCAGCCTCAAGTTGCCCTCTTCCTTTACTCTTTGGCTGAGGTAATAGGAAGCTACAGCCTTCCCGAACTGCCTACCACTTCCCCCCTTGTACCTACTATTTTACCCCAAAGTTTCAGAAGTTCAGCCTTGTGCAGACCCACTTGACTGTTTCAGGAGCCATGCTGTCCTGTCTCTGCAACAAAACTGCTGCCCAAAGTTAGTTAGTACAGACATTAAGACACATTTCAAAGACGTTGACACCAATACTGTCACCCATTAAATTGTTTGTGAAGACATTCGCTTTCCTCTCATCACCTTGATGAATAACTGGGGTGAAGTTCCAAACAAGGTTAAGAACAAAGTGGTTAAGCAATGGAAACAATAATCACAGGAATGTAGAAGAAAATTGATATCCTAAGTCCTTGAAgggggaaaacacagaaagataACACCGTTCTTATCCAGGATGTATAATGATGAACTAAAAAATCCCCAGTTCTGACTGGTTCTGTTGTGAGAACTTGCCCTAGTGATGAACTTTTGCTCCTTGTAATAGTAAAAACCACACCTCAGCTCAGGCACCTCCCCCTACAATAAGACGGCCACTAACTGGGCATGGACTATGATTTATTGGGTTGCAATGGTTTTAATTTGAAGTAGAGAAAGGATGAGCCAGTAACAACTTAAGGCAAGTACTTAAGCCAAGACTCAAGTAAGACTTAATAGCCCAAGATTGTGCCTTGGGGTGCTGGCTCTGGAATTTACCACCCAGCACCTCTTTCTGTGCAGAACAGTAAATCAAATCAAGTGTCGTGGTTAGAGAAATCTCCTCTTTTACCGTGACTCAGTTTGGCTGAGTATGTGTTAGCCTATAGAAGCTCTCACCCTTTTCACTGCACTGTTAATTCTCTCAGTAATTTTGATATAGGAAGATGATCCAAAAAGtgtttccacatttttcttgcAGGGAAGATACATCTTCCTTGAAAGCAGAGCCAAACAGCCACAGACTGTTCAGTGGCTGCTGTTgtaccaattttttttccttcttgccaTTGCCATCCATTCATACCTGCTACAAGATAACTGCTGCCCCCTCCAGCAATGTCAGGGACCTATAGGGCAAGTCAGTTCAGCTATAGGTAATTTCAAGGTAGTTTATGTTTGTGGTGCTTTTGTTGAATCAACCTTGattggttttgttctttcaagCATTATATGCGAGCCTTACACAGAATCCAGTACATAAAGGGACTACAAGACAGCTGAAGAGGGGCTTTGGACAAGGACATggagtgacagggcaagggggaatagcttcaaactgacagaagGCAGGTATAGATTAtatatcaggaagaaattcttccctgtgaaggtgttgaagcactggaacatcactggaagtgttcaagaccaagCTGGGTGGtgctttgagcaacctggtgcaGTGGCCCTGTcgtggcaggggggttggaactagatggtgcttgaggtgccttccaacccaagccctACTATAATTCTAAGATACAAACAGGTCTGTTTCTGTCTTTTGGAGGCTGTGCTTGTGCACttgcatttttctcctgttataCCCAAACTAGaagttttccttctgtctgaaatttaaaacaaacaaacacacacacacacacacaaaaacaaaacaaacaaacaaacaaaaaaacccacaaccaaaccaaaacccagtaGGCTGAagcaaaattaaacagaaagagcagaattaATTGCTCCCCTATTTATAACAGGATGATGattaaaaaagccccaaacaaacaaatgaacagcCAAGCCCCAAAGCACAGAAGGATATTTTGGTACTAACATTGCTGGTGCAGCTGCTAACATAAGTGTTTTCTAACACAAGTTCACGTTATGAACCAGTGTGTAACAGTTAACCCATGAAGACTTGTGTACTCAGAGCAAGGTTAGGGAGGTGGTTACTTCTGGCTGCACTGATTTCAGGTGGGTTT is a window of Sylvia atricapilla isolate bSylAtr1 chromosome 4, bSylAtr1.pri, whole genome shotgun sequence DNA encoding:
- the AP5S1 gene encoding AP-5 complex subunit sigma-1, whose translation is MVRAFVLLAPGGPAGHAPCRVLYARTFGTPPGTAPGGPRQRLRRKEQLLVVARQVASHCRLLQSSLGRPSFPQLPQLPDEPVSLQDAPGGLFQLPPGDPFPERVTVVWLSVLALAFALVCEPQENLSLAEITLRRLAPRLLLSLHLLGPGADVLLRPDAADGLLDRLLPHGQMLFLNEHFLQAMDRELGIKASR
- the LOC136359959 gene encoding sulfotransferase 1 family member D1-like; its protein translation is MEQEDAIREELGSLHGIPLFKSFIEGWPQVKAFQAHPDDLLISTYPKSGTTWLSEIMDMIYQDGNVEKCRRDSIFNRVPFLEMKISKGPSGVEQLETTPSPRLVKTHLPVHLLPTSFWEKDCKIIYMARNPKDVVISYYYFHQMAKAHPDPGTKAEFLENFMAGKVAYGSWYDHVRGWWEKKQEKKILYLFYEDMKKDPRREVQKILQFLGKELAEETVGRILHHTSFQEMKKNPAANYETMLPIFMDHSISPFLRKGISGDWKNHFTVAQNERFNQHYQEHMAGSDLHFQMEV